The Bacillus carboniphilus genome contains a region encoding:
- a CDS encoding enoyl-CoA hydratase gives MSLLKWDLQEKVAIVSIERPPANALSSDLIKQIDSLLDELEHNDAVRVIILKGDGRFFSAGADIKEFTSIPSGEEFSKLAKNGQHVFDRMESFSKPIVAAIHGAALGGGLELAMACHVRLVAKNAKLGLPELQLGLIPGFSGTQRLPRYVGQPKAVEMLLTSEPITGEEAVQWGLANHAYEEEELFTQALTLAKKMAEKSPVSVKAALSLMAYSRHSQQEAGSNKEAELFGTVFESEDAKEGIQAFIEKRKPDFKGK, from the coding sequence TTGAGTTTATTGAAATGGGACTTACAAGAAAAAGTAGCAATTGTGTCAATTGAACGTCCACCAGCTAATGCTCTTTCGTCTGACTTAATAAAGCAGATTGATAGCTTACTAGATGAGTTGGAACATAACGACGCAGTAAGAGTGATCATTCTTAAAGGGGATGGAAGATTCTTTTCAGCGGGAGCAGATATTAAGGAATTCACATCCATACCTTCGGGAGAAGAATTTAGCAAGCTAGCTAAAAACGGTCAACATGTATTTGATCGAATGGAATCTTTCTCGAAACCAATTGTTGCAGCTATCCATGGGGCAGCATTGGGTGGCGGTTTAGAATTAGCCATGGCCTGCCACGTGCGTTTAGTTGCCAAGAATGCAAAACTCGGACTACCAGAATTGCAACTAGGACTCATTCCAGGTTTCAGTGGTACCCAACGCTTACCAAGGTATGTTGGTCAACCTAAAGCGGTTGAAATGCTTTTAACGAGTGAGCCAATTACGGGTGAAGAAGCCGTTCAATGGGGATTAGCAAACCACGCTTATGAAGAAGAGGAATTGTTCACTCAAGCATTAACGTTGGCCAAAAAGATGGCTGAGAAGAGTCCAGTCTCTGTGAAAGCTGCACTGTCTTTAATGGCTTATAGTCGTCATAGTCAACAGGAAGCAGGATCGAATAAAGAGGCAGAGCTATTTGGTACTGTTTTTGAGTCTGAAGATGCGAAGGAAGGCATTCAAGCCTTTATTGAAAAAAGAAAGCCAGATTTTAAAGGAAAATAA